One Nocardia sp. BMG111209 DNA segment encodes these proteins:
- a CDS encoding transglutaminase family protein: MNALLAPTPYLDHSHPSVAEFTAAAIGDRSNTLRDKAVDLYYAVRDGVNYEVYGTDISPDGLRASAVLSAGRGFCLHKSILYAATVRSVGIPSRILCSRVRNHLASPGLRALVGGEVFLHWYNEIHLDDRWIKATPVFNRLLCRMYGMESLEFDGRSDSIFHPTADGGRMEFLDEELVFDEVDPDRFTTLIAQAHPAMVTDRGTVPGDGVLAAEAPDVAS, from the coding sequence ATGAATGCGCTCCTCGCGCCCACGCCCTACCTCGACCATTCGCATCCGTCCGTCGCCGAGTTCACCGCCGCCGCGATCGGCGATCGGTCGAACACGTTGCGCGACAAGGCGGTCGACCTCTACTACGCCGTCCGCGACGGTGTGAACTACGAGGTGTACGGCACCGACATCTCCCCCGACGGACTGCGCGCCAGCGCCGTCCTGTCCGCCGGCCGGGGGTTCTGCCTGCACAAGTCGATCCTCTACGCCGCGACCGTCCGCAGCGTGGGGATCCCGAGCCGGATCCTGTGCTCGCGCGTCCGCAACCACCTGGCGTCCCCCGGTCTGCGCGCGCTCGTCGGCGGTGAGGTCTTTCTCCACTGGTACAACGAGATTCACCTCGACGACCGCTGGATCAAGGCCACCCCGGTGTTCAATCGGCTGCTGTGCCGGATGTACGGCATGGAGTCGCTGGAGTTCGACGGCAGATCCGACTCGATCTTCCATCCCACCGCCGACGGCGGCCGCATGGAATTCCTCGACGAGGAACTGGTTTTCGACGAGGTCGACCCCGACCGCTTCACGACGCTGATCGCGCAGGCCCATCCGGCGATGGTCACCGACCGCGGGACCGTCCCGGGCGACGGGGTGCTCGCCGCCGAAGCCCCGGATGTCGCGTCATGA
- a CDS encoding DsbA family protein yields the protein MTTIDIYSDYVCPYCMLAETVIDEIAGDRTDVEIRWRPFELRRYPAPTLRPEDDYLPAVWSRSVYPMARRLGVDITLPTISPQPWTHTAFEGFHYADERGVGNPYTTAVFRSFFREDRDIGDIGVLTGIAAGLGLDTADFRDALEQRRYRDTHARAITHAVDDIEVTVVPTILIGNRRFSGVPDPADLHRAIDAAARPLP from the coding sequence ATGACCACGATCGACATCTACTCCGACTACGTCTGCCCCTACTGCATGCTCGCGGAGACGGTGATCGACGAGATCGCCGGCGATCGGACGGACGTCGAGATCCGTTGGCGGCCTTTCGAACTGCGCCGATACCCGGCGCCGACGCTGCGGCCGGAGGACGACTACCTGCCCGCGGTGTGGAGCCGCTCGGTCTATCCGATGGCGCGGCGCCTCGGCGTCGACATCACCCTGCCGACGATCTCGCCGCAGCCGTGGACCCACACCGCATTCGAGGGATTCCACTACGCCGACGAGCGCGGCGTGGGAAACCCTTACACCACAGCGGTTTTCCGGTCGTTCTTCCGAGAGGACCGCGATATCGGCGACATCGGGGTACTCACCGGCATCGCCGCCGGACTGGGCCTCGACACCGCCGACTTCCGGGACGCACTCGAGCAGCGCCGCTACCGCGACACCCATGCCCGCGCAATCACACACGCCGTCGACGATATCGAGGTGACCGTCGTACCGACCATCCTCATCGGCAACAGGCGGTTCAGCGGCGTTCCCGACCCCGCCGATCTGCACCGCGCGATCGACGCCGCCGCACGACCGCTCCCGTAG
- a CDS encoding MarR family winged helix-turn-helix transcriptional regulator translates to MTATQPVPPSSTRIAALSPDGQRWMALTLLHTEVQARIERELQRKVRITFSELAALHALSENSLGELRIQELADVTSLNQSSVSRLVSRLQETGLTERRTCEFDRRGVYTGITEKGREVLHTATGIYEHALRASIDAIPTPNSATSLRNAIAAMPVTAADETDHPTGDSRP, encoded by the coding sequence ATGACCGCCACCCAACCGGTACCACCGTCGTCCACCCGGATTGCGGCACTGTCCCCCGACGGTCAACGCTGGATGGCACTGACGCTGCTGCACACCGAGGTCCAGGCGCGCATCGAGCGCGAACTCCAGCGAAAGGTCCGCATCACCTTCTCCGAACTCGCTGCCCTGCACGCCCTTTCGGAGAATTCGCTCGGAGAACTGCGCATCCAGGAACTGGCCGACGTCACCAGCCTGAACCAGAGTTCGGTGTCACGCCTGGTCTCCCGCCTCCAGGAAACCGGCCTGACCGAGCGCCGTACCTGCGAATTCGACCGCCGCGGCGTCTACACGGGCATCACCGAGAAGGGCCGCGAGGTCCTGCACACCGCCACCGGCATCTACGAACACGCGCTCCGCGCCAGCATCGACGCGATCCCCACCCCGAACTCGGCAACCAGCCTGCGCAACGCAATCGCCGCAATGCCCGTCACCGCGGCCGACGAGACCGACCACCCGACCGGCGACAGCCGCCCCTGA
- a CDS encoding TetR/AcrR family transcriptional regulator, which translates to MNPPRADVDARRGEILDAALLVFGRYGYRRTSMDDIAREVGIAKGTIYLSFPSKEEVFRALSRRLAQRRLADAEAARQQPGTLADTLAAMHIAWFGGAAETIRRSPHAAELLDAKHRLTADVVADSAGRYKRLVRDLLTRAAGELELGASGLTADTAAELLVASARGLEPGASSSATYRRHLDTLVRIMIAGLSGSRPGHTQ; encoded by the coding sequence ATGAACCCGCCGCGCGCCGACGTCGATGCCCGCCGTGGCGAGATTCTGGATGCGGCCCTGCTCGTGTTCGGTCGGTACGGTTATCGCCGCACCTCGATGGACGACATCGCCCGGGAGGTCGGAATCGCCAAGGGCACCATCTATTTGAGCTTTCCCAGCAAAGAGGAGGTCTTCCGGGCGTTGAGTCGACGGTTGGCCCAGCGCCGGCTGGCCGATGCCGAGGCTGCCCGGCAACAGCCCGGAACGCTCGCGGATACCCTCGCCGCGATGCACATCGCCTGGTTCGGCGGTGCCGCCGAGACGATCCGCCGGTCCCCGCATGCGGCCGAACTGCTCGATGCCAAGCACCGGCTGACGGCCGACGTGGTCGCGGACAGTGCCGGTCGCTACAAACGACTGGTTCGTGATCTGCTCACCCGAGCCGCCGGAGAACTGGAACTGGGGGCGTCCGGCCTGACCGCCGACACCGCAGCAGAACTGCTGGTCGCCTCCGCCCGTGGGCTCGAACCCGGCGCATCCTCGTCCGCGACCTACCGGCGCCACCTCGACACGCTGGTCCGGATCATGATTGCCGGACTCTCCGGCAGCCGGCCCGGCCACACTCAGTGA
- a CDS encoding SDR family oxidoreductase codes for MGVFAGKTAVVTGASSGIGRAVALRLGAAGAHVFVAGRREGALAGKVAAVAGAGGVATAVVADLREAGAVESLVERAVADTGRLDVMVNNAGVSFRGPLVDGDPEQWREMLEVNVLAPAAGARAAVRAMRACGAEGHIVTISSSATRVQPPPSLYGFYSATKAAVEAITTSLRQELENDTIRVVTVIPGTTATNLGRHRPELVGGLAAALGEQAEPSADGLFSPETLDRVAAAGRILASADDVARAVMFAITQPIELSMSEIAVGPARRPVVSA; via the coding sequence ATGGGTGTTTTCGCGGGGAAGACCGCGGTGGTCACGGGTGCTTCCAGTGGCATCGGGCGTGCTGTGGCGTTGCGTTTGGGTGCGGCGGGGGCGCATGTGTTCGTGGCGGGGCGGCGGGAGGGGGCGCTCGCGGGCAAGGTGGCGGCGGTGGCCGGGGCGGGTGGCGTGGCTACCGCGGTGGTGGCGGATCTGCGGGAGGCCGGCGCGGTCGAGAGCTTGGTGGAGCGGGCGGTGGCCGATACCGGGCGGTTGGATGTGATGGTCAACAATGCGGGGGTGTCGTTTCGCGGCCCGCTCGTCGACGGCGATCCCGAGCAGTGGCGGGAAATGTTGGAGGTCAACGTCCTTGCGCCGGCTGCGGGTGCGCGGGCGGCGGTGCGTGCCATGCGAGCGTGTGGCGCCGAAGGGCATATTGTCACCATCTCCTCCAGCGCCACTCGGGTGCAGCCGCCGCCGAGTCTCTACGGCTTCTATTCGGCGACCAAGGCGGCAGTCGAGGCGATCACGACTTCGCTGCGGCAGGAATTGGAGAACGACACGATTCGTGTGGTCACCGTGATCCCCGGCACGACCGCGACCAACCTCGGCCGCCACCGTCCAGAGTTGGTGGGCGGTCTGGCCGCTGCGCTCGGTGAGCAGGCCGAGCCGTCGGCGGACGGCCTGTTCAGCCCGGAGACGCTGGACCGCGTCGCTGCCGCCGGTCGGATCCTGGCCAGTGCCGACGATGTCGCCCGGGCGGTGATGTTCGCGATCACTCAGCCGATCGAGTTGAGCATGTCCGAAATCGCTGTCGGCCCGGCCCGCCGGCCCGTCGTCTCGGCATGA
- a CDS encoding class I SAM-dependent methyltransferase, translated as MSEADGRPKIVLGSLGRRGSLGCVSWNEAFADHYGAWSAGMTADIAFYVDLAGRAEGPLVELAIGDGRVAIPVARATGQLVIGVDTSARMLDRAAAQATEAGVRLELHEADMRELHLDQPAALIYCPFRALLHLNTWADRRRVFERVAACLQPGGLFAWNAFAFDHHVAVRLDGARRLDPVPHTIRYALGDNRIDLVRDDGAVSSLWWATKNEWLGLLDVAGLELETLHGGFAGEPFTEDSREYVFTARRPRGA; from the coding sequence ATGTCCGAGGCGGACGGGCGACCGAAAATCGTTTTGGGTTCGCTCGGGCGGAGAGGCAGTCTTGGTTGCGTGAGCTGGAACGAGGCATTCGCAGACCACTACGGCGCATGGTCGGCAGGGATGACGGCGGATATCGCGTTCTATGTCGACCTCGCCGGTCGCGCCGAGGGACCTCTGGTCGAGTTGGCGATCGGCGACGGCCGGGTGGCGATCCCGGTCGCCCGGGCCACCGGGCAGCTTGTGATCGGTGTCGACACGTCTGCTCGAATGCTCGACCGAGCTGCGGCCCAGGCCACGGAAGCCGGTGTGCGACTCGAGTTGCACGAGGCCGACATGCGCGAGCTGCACCTCGATCAGCCGGCCGCGCTGATCTACTGCCCGTTCCGTGCGCTGCTGCACCTGAACACCTGGGCGGACCGCCGCCGCGTCTTCGAACGGGTAGCCGCCTGCCTGCAGCCCGGCGGGTTGTTCGCGTGGAACGCGTTCGCGTTCGATCACCACGTCGCGGTGCGTCTGGACGGCGCTCGCCGGCTCGATCCGGTCCCGCATACGATCCGGTACGCGTTGGGCGACAATCGAATCGACCTGGTCCGTGATGACGGTGCGGTGAGTTCTCTCTGGTGGGCGACGAAGAACGAGTGGCTCGGACTTCTCGACGTTGCGGGCCTGGAACTCGAGACACTGCACGGCGGGTTCGCCGGTGAACCGTTCACCGAGGACAGCCGGGAATATGTCTTCACAGCCCGACGCCCGCGCGGTGCATAG
- a CDS encoding caspase, EACC1-associated type, protein MLIGAARYDHLAAIPAAAANVIDLADTLVGPGGALTGDQCETVIDPGSATEVGTVVGRAARAATEVLLVYYAGHGLLDSKGRLYLTVPGTDPDDLRWTTVAFETLREEILDSPARAKVLILDCCFAGRAFEAMADLPGLIAGQTDLRGTYTIASSSANEPSFAPAGDRNTAFTAALLAAAAATPGGTLDQLYQETDRHLHRDGHPRPRRRTTDAAGELRLFGQPGDEYLYRRAADAGNADAMNSLGWLLEERGELREAEDWYRKAAAAGDARTMNKLGWLLERRGELREAEDWYRKAAAAGNAYAMNNLGGLLEQRGDLAEAETWFRRGADVGNKSTMASLGYLLQRRGDLAEAETWFRRGAGAGNMAAMGALGYLCEERGDLAEAETWYRHAEAAGSLAAMNSLGNLFMRRGDLAEAETWYRRGADDGDPDAMTNLGNLLEAHGDLAEAESWYRRAAGPER, encoded by the coding sequence GTGCTGATCGGCGCGGCGCGCTACGACCACCTGGCCGCGATCCCCGCCGCTGCAGCGAACGTCATCGATCTCGCCGATACCCTCGTCGGGCCGGGTGGCGCGCTCACCGGCGATCAGTGCGAGACCGTGATCGACCCCGGCAGTGCTACCGAGGTAGGGACGGTGGTCGGCCGTGCCGCGCGGGCAGCCACCGAGGTGCTGCTGGTGTACTACGCCGGCCACGGCCTGCTCGACAGCAAGGGCCGCCTGTACCTCACCGTCCCCGGCACCGACCCGGACGACCTCCGATGGACCACGGTCGCGTTCGAGACGTTGCGTGAGGAGATCCTCGACAGCCCTGCCCGCGCCAAGGTCTTGATCCTGGACTGCTGTTTCGCCGGCCGTGCGTTCGAGGCCATGGCCGACCTGCCCGGTCTGATCGCCGGGCAGACCGATCTGCGCGGCACGTACACGATCGCGTCGAGCTCGGCCAACGAACCGTCCTTCGCCCCGGCAGGTGACCGCAATACCGCGTTCACCGCCGCCCTGCTGGCCGCCGCAGCCGCGACTCCCGGCGGTACGCTCGACCAGCTATACCAGGAAACCGACCGGCACCTGCACCGTGACGGGCACCCCCGCCCGCGGCGACGCACTACCGACGCCGCCGGAGAACTACGCCTGTTCGGGCAACCAGGAGATGAATACCTGTACCGGCGCGCCGCCGACGCCGGCAATGCGGACGCGATGAACAGTCTGGGGTGGCTGCTCGAGGAGCGTGGTGAACTGCGGGAAGCCGAGGACTGGTACCGCAAAGCCGCGGCCGCCGGCGACGCGCGCACGATGAACAAACTCGGATGGTTGCTCGAGAGGCGTGGTGAACTGCGGGAAGCCGAGGACTGGTACCGCAAGGCCGCCGCCGCCGGCAACGCGTACGCGATGAACAATCTCGGGGGGCTGCTCGAGCAGCGTGGTGACCTCGCCGAAGCCGAAACCTGGTTCCGCCGCGGTGCCGATGTCGGCAACAAGTCCACGATGGCCAGCCTGGGGTACCTCCTCCAGCGACGTGGTGACTTGGCCGAAGCCGAAACCTGGTTCCGCCGCGGTGCCGGCGCCGGCAACATGGCCGCGATGGGTGCCCTGGGGTACCTCTGCGAGGAGCGCGGTGACTTGGCCGAAGCCGAAACCTGGTACCGCCACGCCGAAGCCGCCGGCAGCCTGGCCGCCATGAACAGTCTGGGGAACCTCTTCATGCGACGTGGTGACCTGGCGGAAGCCGAAACGTGGTACCGCCGCGGCGCCGACGACGGTGACCCGGATGCGATGACCAACCTGGGTAACCTTCTCGAGGCACATGGTGACCTCGCCGAAGCCGAAAGCTGGTACCGCCGCGCAGCCGGTCCTGAGCGGTGA
- a CDS encoding effector-associated constant component EACC1 produces MTIRADSGPDELPALLDWFGREDALRGRVRPVATPAGEGHGTSIDVDATRVDSAQFLRESRELRDPPDAER; encoded by the coding sequence ATGACGATCCGGGCCGACAGTGGCCCGGACGAGCTGCCCGCGCTGCTGGACTGGTTCGGTCGCGAGGATGCCCTGCGCGGCCGGGTGCGGCCGGTGGCCACGCCTGCCGGTGAGGGGCACGGCACCAGCATCGACGTCGACGCCACCCGTGTCGATTCCGCACAGTTCCTGCGGGAGTCGCGGGAGCTGCGCGACCCGCCGGACGCCGAGCGGTGA
- a CDS encoding cytochrome P450 yields MTVDHAETTLQRRLRDLKALVDHGIDAGIGVGHSLGVLLETLEQGRTVWTLKPSPAAANALFTVHGGVISTLLDTAMGSAVYTAIEDGALYTTLELKVNFIRSVGLEDDVLTCEAKVLHAGRRTATAEGRVTDAKGRLVAHGTTTCLVYSPAAPAVEETPAPPNPGAALDALDPKHWPDPYPRYAAAREKSPLVSTPLGVHLVTRYADCVAILEDNTWSHAHEADLFHPGVEHVDLPTSFLWMDPPDHTRLRGLVSKAFTARTISRLRPRIEQLVKQLVDAVVEAGEVDVITALAYPLPLTIIAELLGAPAEDHPDLQRWSHALARGFDPDRLLHQEERQARTQAAKEFVAYFRDLIERRRAEPADDLISSLAQVEEQGDALTLDEVLATCVTLLVAGHETSVNLVGNGILALIRNPDQYELLCANPELAGPAVEEMLRYDSPVHMTTRLAHEQTEIAGHTFAAGEGVALLFGSANRDPAAFPDPDKFDITRYAGSAPVKRHLTFSLGIHYCLGAPLARLEMEILLQELVRRGLRMTMTTAEVPYRRNLVLRGIERLPVRFA; encoded by the coding sequence ATGACCGTGGACCACGCCGAGACCACCCTGCAACGCCGGTTGCGCGACCTGAAAGCCTTGGTGGACCACGGAATCGACGCCGGCATCGGCGTCGGCCACTCCCTGGGCGTCCTGCTCGAGACCCTCGAGCAGGGCCGCACCGTGTGGACGCTGAAGCCGTCCCCCGCGGCCGCGAACGCCCTGTTCACCGTGCACGGCGGCGTGATCTCCACCCTGCTGGACACCGCGATGGGCAGCGCCGTCTACACCGCCATCGAGGACGGCGCGCTGTACACGACCCTGGAACTGAAGGTGAACTTCATCCGCTCGGTCGGCCTCGAGGACGACGTACTCACCTGTGAGGCAAAGGTTCTGCACGCGGGCCGCCGCACGGCCACCGCCGAGGGCCGGGTCACCGACGCCAAGGGCCGCCTCGTCGCCCACGGCACCACCACCTGCCTGGTGTACTCACCCGCCGCCCCCGCAGTCGAGGAAACACCGGCCCCGCCGAACCCCGGCGCCGCGCTGGACGCACTCGACCCGAAACACTGGCCCGATCCGTACCCGCGCTACGCCGCGGCACGCGAGAAGTCCCCCCTGGTGTCGACCCCCCTGGGCGTCCACCTGGTGACCCGCTACGCCGACTGCGTCGCGATCCTCGAGGACAACACCTGGAGTCACGCCCACGAGGCCGACCTGTTCCACCCCGGCGTCGAACACGTCGACCTGCCCACCTCGTTCCTGTGGATGGACCCGCCGGACCACACCCGCCTGCGCGGCCTGGTGAGCAAGGCGTTCACCGCCCGCACCATCAGCCGCCTGCGCCCCCGGATCGAGCAACTGGTCAAGCAACTGGTCGACGCGGTCGTCGAAGCCGGTGAGGTCGACGTGATCACCGCACTGGCCTACCCCCTACCCCTGACGATCATCGCCGAACTGCTCGGCGCCCCCGCCGAGGACCACCCCGACCTCCAGCGCTGGTCCCACGCCCTGGCCCGCGGCTTCGACCCCGACCGCCTGCTCCACCAGGAAGAACGCCAGGCCCGCACCCAAGCCGCCAAAGAATTCGTCGCCTACTTCCGCGACCTGATCGAACGCCGCCGCGCCGAACCGGCCGACGACCTGATCAGCAGCCTCGCCCAGGTCGAAGAGCAGGGCGACGCACTTACCCTGGACGAGGTACTCGCAACCTGCGTCACCCTGCTCGTAGCCGGCCACGAGACGAGCGTCAACCTGGTCGGCAACGGCATCCTCGCCCTGATCCGCAACCCCGACCAATACGAATTGCTCTGCGCGAACCCGGAACTCGCCGGCCCCGCCGTCGAGGAGATGCTGCGCTACGACTCCCCGGTCCACATGACCACCCGCCTGGCCCACGAGCAGACGGAGATCGCCGGCCACACCTTCGCCGCCGGCGAGGGCGTGGCACTGCTGTTCGGTTCGGCCAACCGCGACCCGGCGGCCTTCCCGGACCCGGACAAGTTCGACATCACCCGTTACGCGGGATCCGCCCCGGTGAAGCGGCACCTCACCTTCAGCCTGGGCATCCACTACTGCCTCGGCGCACCACTGGCCCGGCTGGAGATGGAGATCCTGTTGCAGGAACTGGTGCGGCGGGGGCTGAGGATGACCATGACCACCGCCGAGGTGCCGTACCGGCGGAATCTGGTGCTGCGTGGGATCGAAAGGCTCCCTGTTCGTTTCGCGTAG
- a CDS encoding cytochrome P450: MSAETKVVFDGFHPAYRADPYPRYAVVREAVALYPLKPGIHLATRYAEVSAVLTDPEWGHGYDDGINPFRPGVAPDDVPGGIVRMDPPQHTRIRGIVNRSFTPRKVGELAARVEQRVGDLLDAAIAAGEVDLVEAFARPAPFSVIAELLGVPTADYGAVTAWSLAMVHGTDPDILQTPEQLARRDSARIEFDAYFMDQIARRRTAPRDDMITDMAAALDAGTATEPELAGLCVALMVGGYETAADVIGTGVVALLRNPDQAALWRERPELAGSGVEELLRYEPPVQFTHRVALTDRELAGRTFARGEGIVVAMAGANRDPAVYTDPDRLDIARFEGSNPPPRALSFGGGVHFCLGSILGKLEVRVAVDTLLRRAPDLAFAGEPVWRATAAFHGLDALPVRLRA, from the coding sequence ATGTCGGCGGAAACCAAGGTCGTGTTCGACGGCTTCCATCCCGCGTACCGCGCCGACCCGTACCCGCGTTACGCGGTGGTGCGCGAGGCCGTGGCGCTGTATCCGCTGAAGCCCGGAATCCATCTGGCCACCCGCTATGCGGAGGTCTCGGCCGTGCTGACGGATCCGGAGTGGGGGCACGGCTACGACGACGGGATCAACCCCTTCCGGCCGGGCGTCGCGCCCGACGACGTGCCGGGCGGGATCGTGCGGATGGATCCGCCACAGCACACGCGGATCCGCGGCATCGTCAACCGGTCCTTCACGCCGCGCAAGGTCGGCGAACTCGCGGCCCGGGTGGAGCAGCGCGTCGGCGACCTGCTGGACGCGGCGATCGCGGCCGGCGAGGTGGACCTCGTCGAGGCGTTCGCGCGGCCCGCGCCGTTCTCCGTCATCGCGGAACTGCTCGGTGTGCCGACGGCCGACTACGGCGCCGTGACGGCCTGGTCCCTGGCGATGGTGCACGGCACCGACCCCGACATCCTCCAGACCCCCGAACAACTGGCCCGCCGGGATTCCGCGCGCATCGAATTCGACGCCTACTTCATGGATCAGATCGCGCGGCGCCGCACCGCGCCGCGCGACGACATGATCACCGATATGGCCGCCGCACTCGACGCCGGCACCGCGACCGAACCGGAACTGGCCGGGCTGTGCGTCGCGCTGATGGTCGGCGGATACGAGACGGCCGCCGATGTGATCGGCACCGGAGTCGTTGCGCTGCTGCGTAATCCGGACCAGGCGGCCCTGTGGCGGGAGCGGCCCGAACTCGCCGGCTCCGGTGTCGAGGAACTGCTGCGCTACGAACCGCCGGTGCAGTTCACCCATCGCGTCGCCCTGACCGACCGGGAACTCGCGGGCCGGACCTTCGCACGCGGCGAGGGCATCGTGGTCGCCATGGCCGGCGCCAACCGCGACCCGGCCGTGTACACCGACCCCGACCGCCTCGACATCGCCCGATTCGAGGGCAGTAACCCACCGCCGCGGGCGCTTTCGTTCGGCGGCGGCGTCCATTTCTGCCTCGGTTCCATCCTGGGGAAGCTCGAGGTGCGGGTCGCGGTGGACACCCTGCTGCGCCGCGCGCCGGACCTGGCGTTCGCCGGCGAACCGGTGTGGCGCGCCACCGCCGCCTTCCACGGACTCGACGCGCTCCCGGTCCGGTTGCGCGCCTGA
- a CDS encoding methyltransferase domain-containing protein, whose protein sequence is MDSPTYVLNQSFPSERARLEALARLWDAGTMRLVEEIGLGPGMRCLEAGAGTGSVAAALAGIVGDEGHVLAVDRDIRFLDDLPPQVEVRCADILTDDLPPARFDLVHARLLVAHLHPHREALRRLAAAVAPGGWLLVEEVDWTYADRVEPDAPVHTAMLAALTEIMGAGGFDATYGRRLLGDTRTLGFTDVSAQYRGLQSGHETAWLAWQFLVEQFHDRMVHGGFVSRADVNDWWALTRAGTHIVTGPAVFAVRARRPLPIG, encoded by the coding sequence ATGGACTCGCCGACCTACGTCCTGAATCAGAGCTTCCCCAGCGAGCGCGCGCGCCTGGAGGCGCTGGCGCGACTCTGGGACGCCGGCACGATGCGGCTGGTCGAGGAGATCGGCCTCGGACCCGGGATGCGTTGCCTGGAGGCCGGTGCCGGCACCGGGTCCGTCGCGGCGGCCCTCGCCGGGATCGTCGGCGACGAGGGCCACGTCCTCGCCGTCGATCGCGACATCCGGTTCCTCGACGACCTGCCCCCGCAGGTCGAGGTCCGCTGCGCCGACATCCTGACCGACGATCTGCCACCCGCGCGGTTCGACCTCGTCCACGCGAGATTGCTGGTGGCACATCTGCATCCGCACCGGGAGGCGCTGCGGCGGCTCGCGGCGGCGGTCGCGCCGGGGGGCTGGCTGCTGGTCGAGGAGGTCGACTGGACGTACGCGGACCGGGTCGAACCCGATGCCCCCGTGCACACCGCGATGCTCGCGGCACTGACCGAGATCATGGGCGCCGGCGGTTTCGACGCCACCTACGGCCGCCGCCTGCTCGGCGACACCCGCACCCTCGGCTTCACCGACGTGTCGGCGCAGTACCGCGGCCTGCAATCCGGACACGAAACCGCCTGGCTCGCCTGGCAATTCCTCGTCGAGCAGTTCCACGACCGGATGGTCCACGGTGGATTCGTCTCCCGCGCGGACGTGAACGACTGGTGGGCACTCACTCGCGCGGGAACCCATATCGTCACCGGCCCGGCGGTTTTCGCCGTGCGAGCCCGGCGTCCACTGCCGATCGGCTGA
- a CDS encoding acyl-CoA dehydrogenase family protein: MTPADPGLESLITPDFVRRLADRADEAERLRHLPAESIGEAVESGFVSMLAPKRFGGRQAPFPAILDPIRRMAHGCVSSAWTLGFYTLHNWLLALFPEQAQVEAFGAGPFLAPAPLAPRGRGEPEPGGLRLTGHWSWATGAAGGNWVIVAALCGPADALYPALLLVPADRFTVEDVWHTEGMCGTGSDDIVISGVHVPGHRVVRASEIYSGAAPGISVCDATTYRWPMVPALALAAAMPALGAAERATDLYRDQVAARISAETFAAQLDKPIAQAHLGAARVRLEALRALVDRTAARIEDIVVAGDPVALAVRADARSAAAYVVSESRSIIADLMRVSGASVHFRSHPMQRLKRDVDVLSGHVIFDHDTTRELAGALELGLRVPRTAML; encoded by the coding sequence GTGACGCCCGCTGACCCCGGCCTCGAATCGTTGATCACCCCCGACTTCGTCCGGCGCCTCGCCGACCGCGCCGACGAGGCGGAGCGGCTGCGGCACCTTCCTGCCGAATCCATCGGGGAGGCAGTGGAATCGGGCTTCGTCTCGATGCTGGCGCCGAAACGGTTCGGCGGCCGGCAGGCCCCCTTCCCGGCGATCCTCGACCCGATCCGGCGGATGGCCCACGGCTGTGTGTCCAGCGCCTGGACGCTCGGCTTCTACACCCTGCACAACTGGCTGCTCGCGCTGTTCCCCGAGCAGGCGCAGGTGGAAGCGTTCGGCGCCGGGCCGTTTCTGGCCCCGGCGCCGCTGGCGCCGCGCGGGCGCGGCGAACCCGAGCCCGGCGGTCTACGGCTGACCGGCCACTGGTCCTGGGCCACCGGCGCGGCCGGCGGCAACTGGGTGATCGTGGCCGCGCTGTGCGGACCGGCCGACGCGCTGTATCCGGCCCTGCTGCTCGTGCCCGCCGACCGATTCACCGTGGAGGACGTCTGGCACACGGAAGGTATGTGCGGCACCGGCTCCGACGACATCGTGATCTCCGGCGTCCACGTCCCCGGCCACCGCGTGGTGCGCGCGTCGGAGATCTATTCCGGTGCGGCCCCGGGCATCTCGGTGTGCGACGCCACCACCTACCGCTGGCCGATGGTGCCCGCGCTGGCCCTGGCCGCCGCGATGCCCGCACTCGGCGCCGCCGAACGGGCCACGGACCTCTACCGCGATCAGGTGGCGGCGCGGATCTCGGCCGAGACCTTCGCCGCACAACTCGACAAGCCGATCGCGCAGGCGCATCTCGGCGCCGCACGGGTCCGGCTGGAAGCGTTGCGCGCGTTGGTCGATCGCACCGCGGCCCGGATCGAGGACATCGTGGTGGCCGGCGATCCGGTCGCCCTCGCCGTCCGCGCCGACGCGAGATCGGCGGCCGCGTACGTGGTTTCGGAATCCCGCTCGATCATCGCCGATCTGATGCGGGTCTCGGGCGCGAGCGTGCACTTCCGCTCGCATCCGATGCAGCGACTCAAGCGCGACGTCGACGTCCTCAGCGGCCACGTCATCTTCGACCACGACACCACCCGGGAACTCGCCGGCGCCCTCGAACTCGGCCTGCGGGTGCCGCGTACCGCGATGCTGTAG